Proteins encoded within one genomic window of Jiangella mangrovi:
- a CDS encoding AraC family transcriptional regulator: MDAVSHLLRQARLEASLDKHCLLGASTRMDVAAHGEQRAPFHVLLEGTCRLQVGSVVLELGPGDVVVIPSGSPHRVITPGPEPLRGTAETGGDAFVTTRSSTGGDGVIDLFCGHYRFGAGAGALLFRSLPDPVKVSFGQSAESAEVLHMLSALMRGEAQREGAGTAAFLSGLCTALLAMVLRTARSSSTDATLWTAAGDGPVAAAVERILAEPAADWSIERLSREAAMSRATFLRRFARGTGMTVGAFLTQARLMAAADLLDSTGLTVAAVAMRVGYRSESAFTRAFRAAMGVTPARFRRAQQL; the protein is encoded by the coding sequence ATGGATGCTGTCAGCCATCTCCTCCGCCAGGCGCGGCTCGAGGCGAGCCTCGACAAGCACTGCCTGCTGGGCGCGTCCACGCGCATGGACGTCGCCGCGCACGGCGAGCAGCGCGCGCCGTTCCACGTCCTGCTCGAGGGCACCTGCCGGCTCCAGGTCGGCTCGGTGGTCCTCGAGCTCGGACCGGGCGACGTCGTCGTCATCCCGAGCGGGTCGCCGCACCGCGTCATCACGCCCGGGCCGGAGCCGCTGCGGGGGACGGCCGAGACCGGCGGCGACGCGTTCGTCACGACCCGCAGCAGCACCGGCGGCGACGGCGTCATCGACCTGTTCTGCGGCCACTACCGGTTCGGCGCCGGCGCCGGGGCCCTGCTGTTCCGCAGCCTGCCCGACCCGGTCAAGGTGTCCTTCGGGCAGTCGGCCGAGAGCGCCGAGGTCCTGCACATGCTGAGCGCGCTGATGCGCGGCGAGGCGCAGCGCGAGGGTGCCGGCACCGCGGCCTTCCTCTCGGGGTTGTGCACGGCGCTCCTCGCCATGGTGCTGCGGACGGCGCGGAGCTCCAGCACCGACGCGACGCTCTGGACCGCGGCCGGAGACGGACCCGTCGCGGCCGCCGTCGAGCGGATCCTGGCCGAGCCCGCCGCCGACTGGTCCATCGAGCGGCTGAGCCGCGAGGCGGCGATGTCTCGGGCGACGTTCCTGCGCCGGTTCGCGCGCGGCACCGGCATGACCGTCGGCGCGTTCCTGACGCAGGCGCGGCTCATGGCGGCCGCGGACCTGCTCGACTCCACGGGCCTGACGGTGGCGGCTGTGGCCATGCGGGTCGGCTACCGGTCCGAGTCCGCCTTCACCCGGGCGTTCCGGGCCGCCATGGGCGTCACCCCGGCCCGCTTCCGGCGCGCCCAACAGCTCTAA
- a CDS encoding alpha/beta fold hydrolase — translation MPLLAVWGKGDEIFAPAGATAFRDDLPDAQVRLIEGGHFLLESALDESAGIIRAFLDAHLR, via the coding sequence GTGCCGCTGCTCGCGGTGTGGGGCAAGGGCGATGAGATCTTCGCTCCTGCCGGTGCCACCGCCTTCCGCGACGACCTGCCCGACGCGCAGGTGCGGCTCATCGAGGGTGGCCATTTCCTCCTCGAGAGCGCCCTGGACGAGTCGGCCGGCATCATCCGGGCCTTTCTCGATGCGCACCTGCGCTGA
- a CDS encoding alpha/beta fold hydrolase: MVSVHHRYQNIDGRRLFYREAGPADAPTVVLLHGFPTSSFMFRGLIPLLADRYHVVAPDHLGFGLSDAPGADEFGYTFDALTDLTDGLLDSIGVERYAMYVQDYGAPIGWRLALRHPDRITAIISQNGNAYDAGFVDEFWKPVWAFHADQNDSTEQAMRGALTLDATRWQYLEGVPDESLVDPEALAPRLLAAVPSRERQGPARPLPRLPHQSPALPGSPQLLP; this comes from the coding sequence ATGGTCTCCGTCCATCACCGCTACCAGAACATCGACGGCCGCCGGCTCTTCTACCGCGAGGCCGGACCCGCCGACGCGCCCACCGTCGTGCTGCTCCACGGCTTTCCCACCAGCTCGTTCATGTTCCGCGGCCTCATTCCCCTGCTGGCCGACCGGTACCACGTCGTCGCACCGGACCACCTCGGGTTCGGGCTGTCCGACGCACCGGGCGCGGACGAGTTCGGCTACACCTTCGACGCCCTGACCGACCTCACCGACGGGCTGCTCGACTCGATCGGCGTCGAGCGGTACGCGATGTACGTGCAGGACTACGGCGCGCCGATCGGCTGGCGGCTCGCGCTGCGGCACCCCGACCGGATCACGGCGATCATCAGCCAGAACGGCAACGCCTACGACGCCGGCTTCGTCGACGAGTTCTGGAAGCCGGTCTGGGCGTTCCACGCCGACCAGAACGACAGCACCGAACAGGCCATGCGCGGCGCCCTGACGCTCGATGCCACGAGATGGCAGTACCTCGAGGGTGTGCCCGACGAGTCGCTGGTCGACCCCGAGGCCCTGGCACCACGACTACTCGCTGCTGTCCCGTCCCGGGAACGACAGGGTCCAGCTCGCCCTCTTCCTCGACTACCGCACCAATCCCCCGCTCTACCCGGCAGTCCACAGCTACTTCCGTGA
- a CDS encoding ABC transporter substrate-binding protein yields MTRVPRLTASLVALGLGLVAAGCAGNDPLAAGEPGEVDTTLTIGSQGFAESDILAYVYGLVLADHGYEVDYQLGIGAREIFIPALRDGSIDLIADYSGNLLRAADPDATASTPEDVSAALPQALEPLGLAVLDVAPAEDADALVVTAEFAERHGLTSIGDLAPIAGELTIGSNTEFETRSYGRPGLADVYGVEGWTFLPIDDFGGPATLDALRTGRIQVADIFTTNPALQDGDLVVLDDPERLIAAQNIVPLLSEALLTDDLAGVLNPVSAQLTTADLTALNAVAAGPDKPSPEHIARDWLVENDLLEH; encoded by the coding sequence ATGACACGCGTCCCTCGCCTCACCGCATCGCTGGTGGCCCTCGGGCTCGGCCTGGTCGCGGCCGGCTGCGCCGGCAACGACCCGCTCGCGGCCGGCGAGCCCGGCGAGGTCGACACGACCCTCACCATAGGCTCGCAGGGCTTCGCCGAGAGCGACATCCTGGCCTACGTCTACGGACTGGTGCTCGCCGATCACGGCTACGAGGTCGACTACCAGCTCGGCATCGGCGCACGCGAGATCTTCATCCCCGCCCTGCGCGACGGGTCCATCGACCTCATCGCGGACTACTCCGGCAACCTGCTGCGCGCCGCCGACCCCGACGCCACCGCCTCGACACCGGAGGACGTGAGCGCCGCGCTCCCCCAGGCCCTCGAGCCGCTCGGGCTCGCGGTGCTCGACGTGGCCCCGGCCGAGGACGCCGACGCCCTCGTCGTCACGGCCGAGTTCGCCGAACGCCATGGCCTGACGTCGATCGGGGACCTGGCGCCGATCGCCGGCGAGCTCACCATCGGGTCGAACACCGAGTTCGAGACCCGCTCGTACGGCCGGCCCGGCCTCGCCGACGTCTACGGCGTCGAGGGCTGGACGTTCCTGCCCATCGACGACTTCGGCGGACCGGCCACGCTCGACGCCCTGCGCACCGGGCGGATCCAGGTGGCCGACATCTTCACCACCAACCCCGCCCTCCAGGACGGCGACCTCGTCGTCCTCGACGACCCGGAACGACTCATCGCAGCGCAGAACATCGTCCCGCTCCTCAGCGAGGCGCTGCTGACCGACGACCTCGCGGGCGTCCTGAACCCGGTCTCCGCGCAGCTCACCACGGCCGACCTGACGGCGCTCAACGCCGTCGCCGCCGGCCCGGACAAGCCGTCGCCCGAGCACATCGCCCGCGACTGGCTGGTCGAGAACGACCTGCTCGAGCACTGA
- a CDS encoding ABC transporter permease has translation MTYVLDAVRYIVEPQNWAGPDGIGLRLAQHALYVAISVAVAAVVAVPLGVLIGHTGRGRTLVVAVTGAARALPTFGLLLFVVLLSGLHLAPVIAVLVILAVPPILAATYAGVGAVDHAAVDGARATGFSEWQIARQVEIPLALPLIVGGVRSATLQTIATATIAGYVAQGALGRYLIEGLARHEYATAVVGALLVGGLALVADAGLAVVQAVAAPSGGRLAPGTPLPEGT, from the coding sequence ATGACCTACGTCCTCGACGCCGTCCGCTACATCGTCGAGCCCCAGAACTGGGCCGGGCCCGACGGCATCGGCCTGCGGCTGGCACAGCACGCCCTGTACGTCGCGATCAGCGTCGCCGTCGCCGCAGTCGTCGCGGTGCCGCTCGGCGTCCTCATCGGCCACACGGGGCGCGGCCGGACCCTCGTCGTGGCGGTCACCGGTGCCGCCCGGGCGCTGCCCACCTTCGGCCTGCTGCTCTTCGTGGTCCTGCTGTCCGGGCTGCATCTCGCGCCCGTCATCGCGGTGCTGGTGATCCTGGCGGTCCCGCCGATCCTCGCCGCGACCTACGCCGGCGTCGGCGCCGTCGACCACGCCGCCGTCGACGGCGCCCGAGCGACCGGCTTCAGCGAGTGGCAGATCGCGCGACAGGTCGAGATCCCGTTGGCGCTGCCGCTGATCGTGGGCGGCGTCCGCTCGGCGACCCTGCAGACCATCGCCACGGCCACGATCGCCGGCTACGTCGCCCAGGGAGCGCTCGGCCGGTACCTGATCGAGGGACTCGCCCGCCACGAGTACGCCACCGCCGTCGTCGGGGCGCTGCTCGTCGGCGGCCTCGCGCTCGTCGCCGACGCCGGCCTCGCCGTCGTCCAAGCCGTCGCCGCCCCGAGTGGTGGCCGCCTCGCCCCTGGCACCCCTCTCCCGGAAGGAACGTGA
- a CDS encoding ABC transporter permease: protein MSWLLDNRALVLDLTLEHARLSAVPIVVALLASIPLGWLAHRVRVARLIVLSSFNLVFTIPSLALFVLLPLLLGTRILDDLNVMVALSLYAIAMMLRGAVDGFDHVSPAVRRSATAMGYSRAGLFWTVQLPLAGPVLLATLRVVSVGTVSLLSVAALIGKGGLGYLFTNGFQRDHPAEIVVGIVFVLLVALAFDLVLVLAGRALLPWARLPKEAGAR, encoded by the coding sequence ATGTCCTGGCTGCTGGACAACCGGGCCCTCGTCCTCGACCTCACGCTCGAGCACGCGCGGCTCAGCGCCGTGCCGATCGTCGTCGCGTTGCTGGCCTCGATCCCGCTGGGGTGGCTCGCGCACCGCGTGCGGGTCGCCCGGCTGATCGTGCTGTCGTCGTTCAACCTCGTGTTCACGATCCCCTCCCTGGCGCTGTTCGTGCTGCTGCCGCTGTTGCTGGGCACCCGCATCCTCGATGACCTCAACGTCATGGTCGCGCTGTCGCTCTACGCCATCGCGATGATGCTGCGCGGCGCCGTCGACGGGTTCGACCACGTCTCGCCGGCCGTCCGGCGCTCGGCCACGGCCATGGGCTACTCACGCGCCGGCCTGTTCTGGACGGTGCAACTGCCGCTGGCCGGGCCCGTGCTGCTCGCGACCCTGCGGGTGGTGTCGGTCGGCACCGTCAGCCTGCTGAGCGTCGCCGCGCTGATCGGCAAGGGCGGACTCGGCTACCTGTTCACCAACGGCTTCCAGCGCGACCACCCGGCCGAGATCGTGGTGGGGATCGTCTTCGTCCTGCTCGTCGCGCTGGCCTTCGACCTGGTCCTGGTGCTCGCCGGACGAGCGTTGCTGCCGTGGGCCCGGCTGCCGAAGGAGGCGGGCGCACGATGA
- a CDS encoding ATP-binding cassette domain-containing protein, with product MIEFIDVTKSYDGDAPAVENVSLRLPARSITVLVGSSGSGKTTLLRMVNRMVDPTSGRVEIDGEDVAARPPVALRRGIGYVPQHSGLLPHRRVIDNIATVPLLNGEPKAAAHRRASELMDVVGLDASLAGRYPAQLSGGQQQRVAVARALAGDPNILLMDEPFGAVDPIVRAELQQETLRLQHELRKTIVFVTHDIDEAFLLGDEVVILRRGGRVAQRGTPADILADPVDAFVAAFIGSDRGRRRLTISSRRPTTGADRVVVDAGGYPVGVIAAPAGQLAAGDPTPRSRGTRMAG from the coding sequence GTGATCGAGTTCATCGACGTCACCAAGTCCTACGACGGCGACGCGCCCGCCGTCGAGAACGTGAGTCTGCGCCTGCCGGCGCGGAGCATCACCGTCCTCGTCGGCTCGAGCGGCAGTGGGAAGACCACCCTCCTGCGGATGGTCAACCGCATGGTCGACCCGACCTCCGGGCGCGTCGAGATCGACGGCGAGGACGTCGCCGCCCGGCCGCCGGTCGCGCTGCGCCGCGGCATCGGCTACGTGCCGCAGCACTCCGGCCTCCTGCCGCACCGCCGCGTGATCGACAACATCGCGACGGTGCCGCTGCTGAACGGCGAACCGAAGGCTGCCGCCCACCGGCGCGCGAGCGAACTCATGGACGTCGTGGGCCTGGACGCGTCGCTCGCCGGCCGCTACCCGGCGCAGCTCTCCGGCGGCCAGCAGCAGCGCGTGGCGGTGGCGCGTGCCCTCGCGGGCGACCCGAACATCCTGCTGATGGACGAGCCCTTCGGAGCCGTCGACCCCATCGTCCGCGCCGAGTTGCAGCAGGAGACACTGCGCCTGCAGCACGAGTTGCGCAAGACCATCGTGTTCGTCACCCACGACATCGACGAGGCGTTCCTGCTCGGCGACGAGGTGGTGATCCTGCGCCGCGGAGGACGAGTCGCCCAGCGCGGCACGCCGGCGGACATCCTGGCCGACCCTGTCGACGCGTTCGTCGCCGCGTTCATCGGCAGCGACCGCGGCAGACGGCGGCTCACCATCAGCTCGCGCCGTCCGACCACCGGCGCGGACCGCGTCGTGGTCGACGCCGGCGGCTACCCCGTGGGAGTCATCGCCGCGCCGGCCGGGCAGTTGGCGGCCGGTGATCCGACGCCCCGGTCACGCGGCACCAGGATGGCCGGCTGA
- the gcvH gene encoding glycine cleavage system protein GcvH → MADVPADLRYLEDHHWVTAVGPATVRMGVTDFAQESLGDVVEIDLPAPGTGTTVGHAVGEIESTKSVNDLVAPVTGTVSAVNTAVSDRPELINADPYGEGWLIEIDTDPESLPGQLGRLLSAGDYARFTGQ, encoded by the coding sequence ATGGCCGACGTTCCAGCAGACCTGCGCTACCTCGAGGACCACCACTGGGTCACCGCGGTCGGACCCGCCACCGTCCGCATGGGGGTCACCGACTTCGCTCAGGAGTCCCTGGGCGACGTCGTCGAGATCGACCTGCCGGCGCCGGGCACGGGCACGACCGTCGGGCACGCCGTCGGCGAGATCGAATCGACCAAGAGCGTCAACGACCTCGTCGCGCCCGTCACCGGGACGGTGTCGGCCGTCAACACGGCGGTGTCCGATCGGCCCGAGCTGATCAACGCCGACCCCTACGGCGAGGGATGGCTCATCGAGATCGACACCGACCCGGAGTCCCTGCCCGGGCAGCTCGGCCGTCTGCTGAGCGCCGGCGACTACGCGCGCTTCACCGGCCAGTGA
- a CDS encoding DUF427 domain-containing protein, whose protein sequence is MGLSWQQGPLATRGVGTFLTDAPLPERLLFAEPLRRRMRVRFQGEWIADSEDVVLLHEPGHYPVAYFPLTDIRSDALQHTDRVTNHRELGATAWFTVTAGGEHAERAAWQHVELPGHADVLAGRVAFAWRQMDAFYEEDERILGHAADAYHRIDVRRTSRHLVVEHGDTVIADTHAPVVLYESGFAPRWYVTRDDIVLDRLTPLEGQTFCPYKGLASYYAVDGVERAAWSYENAFTEVGRVDTLISFEPDLVEVYLDGVRQQLAPGQLVTAHGLDRGLDPDEVADRTPSAR, encoded by the coding sequence ATGGGACTCAGCTGGCAGCAGGGCCCACTCGCCACCCGAGGCGTGGGCACCTTCCTCACCGACGCACCCCTGCCCGAGCGGCTGCTCTTCGCCGAGCCGCTGCGCCGGCGGATGCGCGTGCGGTTCCAGGGCGAGTGGATCGCCGACAGCGAGGACGTCGTCCTCCTGCACGAGCCGGGCCACTACCCTGTCGCGTACTTCCCGCTCACGGACATCCGCTCCGACGCGCTGCAGCACACGGACCGCGTCACGAACCACCGCGAGCTCGGAGCCACGGCCTGGTTCACCGTCACCGCCGGTGGCGAGCATGCCGAACGGGCCGCCTGGCAGCACGTCGAGCTGCCCGGCCACGCCGACGTCCTGGCCGGGCGGGTGGCGTTCGCCTGGCGGCAGATGGACGCGTTCTACGAGGAGGACGAGCGGATTCTCGGCCACGCCGCCGACGCCTACCACCGCATCGACGTCCGGCGCACGTCACGGCACCTGGTCGTCGAGCACGGCGACACCGTCATCGCCGACACCCATGCGCCGGTCGTGCTCTACGAGTCCGGCTTCGCCCCGCGCTGGTACGTCACCCGCGATGACATCGTCCTCGACCGGCTGACGCCGCTCGAGGGCCAGACGTTCTGCCCGTACAAGGGCCTGGCCAGCTACTACGCCGTCGACGGCGTCGAGCGCGCCGCCTGGTCGTACGAGAACGCCTTCACCGAGGTCGGCCGCGTCGACACCCTGATCTCGTTCGAGCCCGACCTGGTCGAGGTCTATCTCGACGGCGTCCGCCAGCAGCTCGCTCCGGGCCAGCTGGTCACCGCGCACGGGCTCGACCGCGGCCTCGACCCGGACGAGGTCGCCGACCGAACCCCCTCCGCCCGCTAG
- a CDS encoding CGNR zinc finger domain-containing protein — MQAAGFPMGGEPSVAVDFADTVMLAVSPAVDLLEEHAGAWWGLQAARLPAAPQPDPVAARRLRAAVREAFEARIAGRAPSPSAVEDLNSFAGSVPSSLRLEVGPDGARAETRWHVEHGGNPRLAVIAREAIALVADADRGGRLRYCANDTCSMIFVAENARRVWCTANICGNRARVARHQRRRHADPQA; from the coding sequence GTGCAGGCGGCCGGGTTCCCGATGGGCGGCGAGCCCTCGGTGGCCGTCGACTTCGCCGACACCGTCATGCTGGCCGTGAGCCCGGCGGTCGACCTGCTCGAGGAGCACGCCGGAGCATGGTGGGGCCTGCAGGCGGCGCGGCTTCCCGCGGCGCCGCAGCCGGACCCCGTCGCCGCCCGTCGTCTGCGCGCCGCCGTCCGCGAGGCGTTCGAGGCCCGCATCGCCGGGCGGGCGCCGTCGCCGTCGGCGGTCGAGGACCTCAACTCCTTCGCCGGCTCGGTGCCGAGCAGCTTGCGCCTCGAGGTCGGGCCCGACGGCGCGCGTGCCGAGACACGCTGGCACGTCGAGCACGGCGGCAACCCGCGGCTGGCCGTCATCGCCCGCGAGGCGATCGCGCTGGTGGCCGACGCCGACCGTGGCGGCCGGCTGCGGTACTGCGCGAACGACACCTGTTCCATGATCTTCGTGGCCGAGAACGCGCGGCGGGTCTGGTGCACCGCGAACATCTGCGGCAACCGTGCCCGCGTCGCCCGCCACCAGCGCCGCCGTCATGCGGACCCGCAGGCCTGA